A region from the Campylobacter blaseri genome encodes:
- a CDS encoding HsdM family class I SAM-dependent methyltransferase — translation MSKSEQLTQNKIYSNNVTILDRYECLSLGATTVKSLIDSNIIKKYKVNKDIAKKKPDVLIINKEKEVVIYLEQKVPHKFKSENDIKRAINQELSVAKAINSLIYIVSDGESYIWINPKTGNPILDENGNEINLAIRPKENEKEIATLVNNISQSISSTNDKILKKEYLDPTTLAVKINRILVNLTFASAKMSLYTFVELFLFKYLSDINVLKGDSSFSHIVNMYSDDYKKRDPDITDAKILGKYIDGARETMKKLFPEANDGTSIINGQVFHIEKDDFNNYISKDNTDEIFKKVILEFYKYEKENGKFLNISTDFKSKLFETFMKNSNEKSDMGQFFTPLKIVNEMISMVDINKGMKICDPACGVGKFLLESIDDKMSDYYKYEKGNLEQNIEIIGYDKMMSERDDLTIILAKANMLIYFSELFKKNNSLSDVKKISQSLLDKSFYLHKTMLGTLGELEKNKYDLILANPPYYQSKIMMENAKNTGNYNLGGSGVESLFLEWILKSLKYGGVANIVLPDGIFSNYANKKIKKYIINNFYIESIISLPVGAFFNTPKKTYILTLKKKTEDELNNNIHQKYPVFTYIANTIGETLDVYRFDNYDSDLKEAVTKYNFYRKGDKNNIVEPIKSYIKNDKKLKLINIDEFNENKSWIIENWWTEEEKIDIGLKKAKNIVTVDEFQDLLEDMIVSLKDFKEELEWLK, via the coding sequence ATGAGTAAATCAGAACAATTAACACAAAATAAAATATACTCTAATAATGTTACCATACTTGATAGGTATGAGTGTTTAAGTCTTGGTGCAACTACTGTAAAATCTTTAATTGACTCAAATATAATAAAAAAATATAAAGTAAATAAAGATATTGCCAAGAAAAAACCAGATGTTTTAATAATAAATAAAGAAAAAGAAGTAGTAATTTATCTTGAACAAAAAGTGCCACATAAATTTAAAAGTGAAAATGATATAAAAAGAGCTATAAATCAAGAATTATCAGTTGCAAAAGCAATTAATTCTTTAATTTATATTGTTAGTGATGGAGAGTCGTATATTTGGATAAATCCCAAAACAGGAAATCCTATATTAGACGAAAATGGCAATGAGATTAATTTAGCAATAAGACCAAAAGAAAACGAGAAGGAGATAGCAACTCTTGTAAATAATATTTCTCAATCTATTAGCTCTACTAATGACAAAATATTAAAAAAAGAATATTTAGACCCAACAACTTTAGCCGTAAAAATTAATAGAATACTTGTAAATCTAACTTTTGCATCAGCTAAAATGTCGTTATATACATTTGTAGAATTATTTTTATTTAAATATTTATCAGATATAAATGTTTTAAAAGGAGATAGTTCCTTTTCTCATATTGTAAATATGTATTCAGACGATTACAAAAAAAGAGACCCAGATATTACAGATGCTAAAATATTAGGTAAATATATAGATGGAGCAAGGGAGACTATGAAAAAATTATTTCCTGAAGCTAATGATGGCACTAGTATTATAAATGGTCAAGTTTTTCATATAGAAAAAGATGATTTTAATAACTATATTAGTAAAGATAATACAGATGAAATATTTAAAAAAGTCATATTAGAGTTTTATAAATATGAAAAAGAAAACGGAAAATTTTTGAATATTAGTACAGATTTTAAATCAAAATTATTTGAAACTTTTATGAAAAACAGTAATGAAAAGTCTGATATGGGTCAGTTTTTTACGCCATTAAAAATTGTCAATGAAATGATTTCTATGGTTGATATAAATAAAGGAATGAAAATATGTGACCCAGCTTGTGGTGTAGGAAAATTTTTACTTGAGTCAATAGATGACAAAATGTCTGATTACTATAAATATGAAAAAGGTAATTTAGAGCAGAATATAGAGATTATAGGTTATGACAAAATGATGTCTGAGAGAGATGATTTAACTATAATTTTAGCAAAAGCAAATATGTTAATTTATTTTTCTGAATTGTTTAAAAAAAACAATTCCCTATCAGATGTAAAAAAAATATCTCAAAGTTTATTAGATAAATCTTTTTATCTTCATAAAACAATGTTAGGAACTCTAGGAGAATTAGAAAAAAATAAATATGATTTAATTCTTGCTAATCCACCTTATTATCAAAGTAAAATAATGATGGAGAATGCCAAAAATACTGGGAATTATAATTTAGGCGGTAGTGGTGTTGAAAGTTTATTTTTAGAATGGATATTAAAATCATTAAAATATGGTGGGGTAGCAAATATTGTACTTCCTGATGGTATATTCTCAAATTATGCAAATAAAAAAATAAAAAAATATATTATAAATAATTTTTATATAGAAAGTATTATATCACTACCAGTTGGGGCATTTTTCAATACACCTAAGAAGACATATATTTTAACATTAAAAAAGAAAACAGAGGATGAATTAAATAATAATATACATCAAAAATATCCTGTATTTACATATATTGCAAATACAATAGGTGAAACACTTGATGTATATAGATTTGATAATTATGATAGTGATTTAAAAGAAGCTGTAACAAAATATAACTTTTATAGAAAAGGTGATAAAAATAATATTGTAGAACCTATTAAATCATATATTAAAAATGATAAAAAGCTGAAGTTAATTAATATAGACGAATTTAACGAAAATAAATCTTGGATAATTGAAAATTGGTGGACAGAAGAAGAAAAAATTGATATAGGACTTAAAAAGGCAAAAAATATTGTAACAGTAGATGAATTTCAAGATTTATTGGAAGATATGATTGTATCCTTAAAAGACTTTAAGGAGGAATTAGAATGGCTAAAATAA
- a CDS encoding restriction endonuclease subunit S: MAKISYVEKQILDICDIIPENHKYTKNYINNNKGEYPVYSANTNMPFGYISDYDFENEEVFCVVNYGDSGKTYNITTNRFSIGRNVCGVKIKEEYKSVLSLEFIRLMAEQKFLLRVKGSKQKNLNQTLVKTTEINIPVNEDGDFDIEKQKEIVKKYNIIEDKKLELKEKLDYINSVEVDFMASNEEKRTIILPFEELFEIERGKVISQMYINNNKGDYPVYSTQLDMPFGYINNFMYDGKYLIWNTDGLGGYIRNIEGKFSITNIVGIMKLKSEYYDTVNLEYIRRILQPIFRQNTKGREGIKGKNEYTKINSTMIKNLNIKIEFPATKDGKIDLDKQNAIVKKYDLIDEMKQKITDKGLPFTLANVELDGLTPYIYIYIYINVSELFNIVRGKSKYTKTYCKNNYGQYPVYSADNYSPLSYMNTYDYSGKYLSVSVNGIAGVMKIFNEKFSINADRVILIPKMENINLEYVSNVLEYRLRDIAKGRKGIGRKNEFTKLTKNMIDDIKIPIPFNCYGDIDGDIQIEISKQYNQILKIKDILVKKADDIINTEIKF; this comes from the coding sequence ATGGCTAAAATAAGTTACGTTGAAAAACAAATTTTAGATATATGTGATATAATACCTGAAAATCATAAATATACTAAAAACTATATTAATAATAATAAAGGGGAATATCCCGTATATTCCGCAAATACAAATATGCCTTTTGGCTATATTAGTGATTATGATTTTGAGAATGAAGAAGTTTTTTGTGTTGTCAATTATGGTGATTCTGGTAAAACATACAATATTACTACGAATAGGTTTTCTATAGGTCGAAATGTATGTGGAGTAAAGATTAAGGAAGAATATAAAAGTGTTCTTTCGCTTGAATTTATTAGATTAATGGCAGAGCAAAAGTTTCTTTTAAGGGTAAAAGGGTCAAAACAAAAAAATTTAAACCAAACCCTTGTAAAAACAACAGAAATAAATATTCCAGTTAATGAAGATGGTGATTTTGACATTGAAAAACAAAAAGAAATTGTAAAAAAATATAATATTATAGAAGATAAAAAATTAGAATTAAAAGAAAAATTAGATTATATAAATAGTGTTGAAGTAGATTTTATGGCTAGTAATGAAGAAAAAAGAACTATTATTTTGCCATTTGAAGAATTGTTTGAAATAGAAAGAGGAAAAGTAATTTCTCAAATGTATATAAATAATAATAAAGGTGATTATCCAGTATATTCTACACAATTAGATATGCCTTTTGGCTACATTAATAACTTTATGTATGATGGAAAATATCTTATATGGAATACTGATGGTCTTGGTGGTTATATTAGAAATATTGAAGGTAAATTTTCTATTACAAATATTGTTGGTATAATGAAATTGAAATCTGAATATTATGATACTGTTAATTTAGAGTATATTAGAAGAATATTACAACCTATTTTTAGACAAAATACTAAAGGTAGAGAGGGTATTAAAGGTAAAAATGAATATACAAAAATAAATAGTACAATGATAAAAAATTTAAATATAAAAATAGAATTTCCCGCAACTAAAGATGGAAAAATAGATTTAGATAAACAAAATGCAATTGTAAAAAAATATGATTTAATTGATGAAATGAAACAAAAAATAACTGATAAAGGTTTACCTTTTACACTTGCAAATGTTGAGTTAGATGGCTTAACTCCATATATATATATATATATATATATAAACGTTAGCGAATTATTTAATATAGTTAGAGGAAAAAGTAAATACACGAAAACATATTGTAAAAATAATTACGGACAATATCCAGTTTATTCAGCAGATAATTATTCGCCATTATCATATATGAATACTTATGATTATAGTGGAAAGTATTTATCTGTTTCTGTTAATGGTATAGCTGGAGTAATGAAAATTTTCAATGAAAAATTTTCTATAAATGCTGACAGAGTTATTTTAATTCCTAAAATGGAAAATATAAATTTAGAATATGTATCTAATGTATTAGAGTACAGGTTAAGAGATATTGCAAAGGGAAGAAAAGGAATAGGTCGCAAAAATGAATTTACAAAATTAACCAAAAATATGATTGACGATATAAAAATACCTATACCATTTAATTGCTATGGAGATATAGATGGCGATATTCAAATTGAAATATCAAAACAATATAATCAAATTTTAAAAATTAAAGATATTTTAGTAAAAAAAGCAGACGATATTATAAATACAGAAATAAAATTTTAA
- the purH gene encoding bifunctional phosphoribosylaminoimidazolecarboxamide formyltransferase/IMP cyclohydrolase has translation MRALISVSDKDGVVEFAKELEKLGWEILSTGGTYKLLVQNGVKAVEVSEYTKSPEMFEGRVKTLHPKIHGGILHKRDDENHKKQAMEFGIGGIDLVCVNLYPFKATIARTDDFNEIIDNIDIGGPAMVRSAAKNFKDVLIVTDILDYDEILDRLKNKTDDIEFRRNLMIKAYEHTAAYDSMIANYMNKRFNGGFGAKKFIVGSKVFDTRYGENPHQKGALYEFENYFTNNFKALKGEASFNNMTDIYGAVSLASSFGELPAIAICKHANPCGFAIKGNLLESYVEALKCDPISAFGGVIAINGTLDKELALKLHEKGTFMEVIIAANVTDEALEVFADKKRTKIFTQENKFLARSDEDYNFKFIDGGFVYQERDFVDDSEILDAKCVTKKQSSKDELNDMLMAWKIAALTKSNCVVYVKNSAMVAIGMGMTSRVDAARAAVNKANDMGLDLNGCTLASEAFFPFRDSVEIAAKVGVKNIVQPGGSIRDEDVIKAADENDIAMYFTGIRHFLH, from the coding sequence ATGAGAGCTTTAATTAGTGTTAGTGATAAAGATGGTGTAGTTGAGTTTGCCAAAGAGTTAGAAAAACTTGGTTGGGAGATTTTAAGTACAGGTGGGACTTATAAGCTTTTAGTTCAAAATGGGGTAAAAGCAGTTGAGGTTAGTGAGTATACAAAAAGCCCTGAGATGTTTGAGGGTAGGGTAAAGACCTTACACCCAAAAATTCACGGCGGTATACTACATAAAAGAGATGATGAAAATCACAAAAAACAGGCTATGGAATTTGGCATTGGTGGGATAGATTTAGTTTGTGTTAATTTGTATCCATTTAAAGCAACCATTGCTAGAACTGATGATTTTAATGAAATTATTGATAACATAGACATTGGCGGACCTGCGATGGTTAGAAGTGCAGCAAAAAACTTTAAAGATGTTTTGATAGTTACTGATATTTTGGATTATGATGAAATTTTAGATAGATTAAAAAACAAAACTGATGATATTGAATTTAGAAGAAATTTAATGATAAAAGCATATGAGCATACAGCTGCATATGATTCTATGATAGCAAACTATATGAACAAAAGATTTAATGGCGGTTTTGGGGCTAAAAAGTTTATAGTTGGAAGTAAAGTTTTTGATACAAGATATGGAGAAAATCCTCACCAAAAGGGTGCTTTGTATGAATTTGAAAACTACTTTACAAATAATTTTAAAGCACTAAAAGGTGAAGCTAGTTTTAACAATATGACCGATATTTATGGAGCTGTTAGCTTAGCAAGTAGCTTTGGAGAACTTCCTGCAATTGCTATTTGCAAACATGCTAATCCTTGTGGTTTTGCTATAAAAGGTAATTTGTTGGAAAGTTATGTGGAAGCTTTAAAATGTGACCCAATATCTGCTTTTGGTGGAGTTATTGCGATAAATGGCACACTTGACAAAGAGCTAGCTTTAAAACTTCATGAAAAGGGAACTTTTATGGAGGTAATTATCGCTGCAAATGTTACAGATGAAGCGTTAGAAGTTTTTGCTGATAAAAAAAGAACTAAAATTTTTACTCAAGAAAATAAATTTTTAGCAAGAAGCGATGAGGATTATAACTTTAAGTTTATAGATGGTGGTTTTGTATATCAAGAGCGTGATTTTGTAGATGATAGCGAGATATTAGATGCAAAATGTGTTACCAAAAAACAATCTTCAAAAGATGAGTTAAATGATATGCTAATGGCATGGAAAATAGCAGCTTTAACAAAGAGTAATTGTGTTGTTTATGTTAAAAACAGTGCTATGGTTGCCATTGGTATGGGTATGACAAGCAGGGTTGATGCGGCTAGGGCTGCTGTGAATAAAGCAAATGATATGGGGCTTGATTTAAATGGTTGCACTTTGGCTAGTGAGGCATTTTTCCCTTTTAGAGATAGTGTTGAGATAGCAGCTAAAGTTGGAGTTAAAAATATAGTTCAACCAGGTGGTTCAATAAGAGATGAAGATGTTATAAAAGCAGCCGATGAAAATGATATTGCAATGTATTTTACAGGAATAAGGCATTTTTTGCATTAA
- a CDS encoding HinfI family type II restriction enzyme produces the protein MQILVYESGNEILNISGKKNNKFSISKVIETKIDNYISKAQSDDNFNLNEEFSKLQDEILDDKSNDFITIKHDIDLIFKDKNDITYYVEIKYNDDHDTGKFIDINRKFIKTYAYLVRKFNISSKEKLIPILFYFNNKKMKGNIYIPEKTNIYRGKNFLINF, from the coding sequence ATGCAAATTTTAGTATATGAGAGTGGGAATGAAATTTTAAATATTAGTGGTAAAAAAAATAATAAATTTTCAATATCAAAAGTTATTGAAACTAAGATAGACAATTATATTAGTAAAGCTCAAAGTGATGATAATTTTAATCTTAATGAAGAATTTTCAAAATTACAAGATGAAATTTTGGATGATAAATCAAATGATTTCATTACGATTAAACACGATATAGATTTGATTTTCAAAGATAAAAATGACATTACATACTATGTTGAAATAAAATATAATGATGATCACGATACTGGTAAATTTATTGATATTAATAGAAAATTTATAAAAACTTATGCTTATTTGGTTCGCAAATTTAATATATCATCAAAAGAAAAACTAATTCCAATTTTATTTTATTTTAACAATAAAAAGATGAAAGGAAATATTTATATACCAGAAAAAACTAATATTTATAGAGGAAAAAATTTTTTGATAAATTTTTAA
- a CDS encoding DNA-methyltransferase encodes MKKLENCRELNKMVKFFNQIINGDCIDVLKTIPDNSIDLVFADPPYFMQTQGELLRADGDKFSGVDDSWDKFKDYKEYDAFCENWLKECKRVMKKDASIWVIGSFQNIYRIGYIMQNLDFWILNDVVWSKPNPVPNFKGTRFCNSHETLLWCSKSQKSKFTFNYKTMKYLNNDKQEKSVWNIGICIGQERIKDTNGKKAHSTQKPEKLLEKIILSSSTMGDIVLDPFFGTGTTGAIAKKYGRNFIGIEKNSDYIKIANDRIKNINFVESDIASGKLETKPPKVSLDMLYQADMICLGEMLYDKAGNNPVKYIGNDRVSDGSDELSIHKMSAKILNKVNHNGWSYFYIMRDGALFEIDKLRYLYKEKNAR; translated from the coding sequence ATGAAGAAATTAGAAAATTGTAGAGAACTCAATAAAATGGTTAAATTTTTTAATCAAATCATTAACGGCGATTGTATTGATGTTTTAAAGACAATCCCTGATAACTCAATAGATTTGGTTTTTGCAGATCCACCATATTTTATGCAGACGCAAGGAGAGCTTTTAAGGGCTGATGGTGATAAATTTAGCGGAGTTGATGATAGTTGGGATAAATTTAAGGACTATAAAGAGTATGATGCCTTTTGCGAAAATTGGTTAAAAGAGTGCAAAAGGGTAATGAAAAAAGATGCTTCTATTTGGGTAATAGGTTCATTTCAAAACATATATAGAATTGGCTATATTATGCAAAATTTGGATTTTTGGATACTAAATGATGTTGTATGGTCTAAACCAAATCCAGTTCCAAATTTCAAAGGCACAAGATTTTGCAATTCACACGAAACTTTACTTTGGTGTTCAAAAAGCCAAAAATCTAAATTTACATTCAATTATAAGACAATGAAGTATTTAAATAATGACAAGCAAGAGAAGAGTGTATGGAATATAGGTATTTGTATAGGACAAGAAAGAATAAAAGATACTAATGGTAAAAAGGCACATTCTACTCAAAAACCAGAAAAGCTTTTAGAAAAAATAATATTATCGAGCTCAACAATGGGAGATATTGTTCTTGACCCATTTTTTGGCACAGGAACAACAGGTGCTATTGCAAAAAAATATGGTAGAAATTTTATTGGAATAGAAAAAAACAGCGATTATATAAAGATTGCTAATGATAGGATAAAAAATATAAATTTTGTTGAAAGTGATATAGCTAGTGGTAAATTAGAGACAAAGCCTCCAAAAGTATCACTTGATATGCTATATCAAGCAGATATGATTTGTTTAGGTGAAATGCTATATGATAAAGCTGGAAATAATCCAGTAAAATATATAGGCAATGACAGGGTTAGTGATGGGTCAGATGAATTAAGTATTCATAAAATGTCAGCAAAAATTTTAAATAAGGTAAATCATAATGGCTGGAGCTATTTTTATATTATGAGAGATGGTGCTTTGTTTGAGATAGATAAATTAAGATATTTATATAAGGAAAAAAATGCAAGATGA
- a CDS encoding TerB family tellurite resistance protein — MNFFTILLIVIIIYYFLTSSVRVKKSPNMGLTFLEAKYLISLLAKVAKSDGRVNEFEANLISHILDDLTVQINGTKEDREELKKVYNIEKENIYNAYDIAKKYQKKFNLGLRDRVGRVYFFLNIAYIDGNFSKAEQDIISKICEGLGIHPQIQNEIFARFQKDFKFRGGKEQNYYNKKYIHRKDPYKILGLQKGAKFEDVKKRYRELVRKYHPDILMGRGADEEIIEAGTKRLQEINEAYEEIRKL; from the coding sequence ATGAATTTTTTTACTATACTATTAATTGTTATAATTATATATTATTTTTTAACAAGCTCAGTTAGGGTTAAAAAAAGCCCTAATATGGGCTTAACTTTTTTAGAGGCAAAATACCTAATAAGCCTACTTGCAAAAGTTGCTAAAAGCGATGGAAGAGTAAATGAATTTGAAGCAAATTTAATAAGCCATATTTTAGATGATTTGACTGTTCAAATTAATGGAACTAAAGAGGATAGAGAAGAGCTTAAAAAAGTTTACAATATAGAAAAAGAAAATATCTACAATGCTTACGATATAGCTAAAAAATATCAAAAAAAATTTAATCTAGGTCTTAGGGATAGAGTAGGTAGGGTGTATTTCTTTTTAAATATTGCCTATATAGATGGAAATTTTTCAAAAGCAGAACAGGATATAATAAGTAAAATTTGTGAAGGTCTTGGCATTCACCCACAGATACAAAATGAAATTTTTGCAAGATTTCAAAAGGATTTTAAATTTAGAGGCGGTAAAGAGCAAAACTACTATAATAAAAAATATATCCATAGAAAAGATCCATATAAAATTTTAGGTCTTCAAAAAGGAGCTAAATTTGAAGATGTTAAAAAAAGATATAGAGAGTTAGTTAGAAAATATCACCCTGATATCTTAATGGGCAGAGGAGCTGATGAAGAGATAATAGAGGCTGGAACAAAGAGATTACAAGAGATAAATGAAGCTTATGAAGAAATTAGAAAATTGTAG
- the purL gene encoding phosphoribosylformylglycinamidine synthase subunit PurL yields the protein MDKETIKAHKISDEEYSKILEILGREPNLLELGVFSAMWSEHCSYKSSKKYLNGFPTKAPWVIQGPGENAGVIDIGGGMVAVFKMESHNHPSYIEPFQGAATGVGGILRDVFTMGARVEANMNSLRFGDIKGNEAVNRYQRYLVKGVSGGISHYGNCMGIPTIGGEISFDSGFNGNILVNAFALGICKKDEIFYGRAEGIGNPVIYVGSKTGRDGLGGAVMASDSFNEENKSLRPTVQVGDPFAEKLLMEACLELFKHDYIIGIQDMGAAGLTSSSFEMSGRSGSGMKMYLDKVPMREEGMTPYELMLSESQERMLICAKKGCEDKIKEIFAKWDLDAEVIGEVTSSGKMELFWHNELVGEIPIDPLSEAAPVLDRPTKKPAYLDEIKLDNLQCATINTMKNQEAFERILKDEHILNKSFVYDQYDANIGTNTIKQPGHLGASVMRVKENNCAIAMGMECNTRMNFVNPKIGAALAVASSGRKVAMSGATPLAITDCLNYGNPENPEVMWQFAQGCEGIKEACKELNTPVVSGNVSLYNDTDGVSIQPTPAIVSVGVNEDYTKTLPSVFQNENTAVYLVGDTKGIFAGSLYRKVVEDKITGTLVEVDYKKERALWDLVISANKDGLLEFANSVGIGGVAMTLAKMSCNAGFGGEFKMLCDDSRDIFDESYSRAIIGVKDEAKFKEYLHKFGLVWQRLGETGGNKFSINEVSMSLDDMKDIYFNDFVKIIKDEK from the coding sequence ATGGATAAAGAGACCATCAAAGCACATAAAATTAGTGATGAAGAGTATTCAAAGATACTTGAAATTTTAGGACGAGAGCCAAATTTGCTTGAGCTTGGGGTATTTTCTGCTATGTGGAGTGAGCATTGTTCTTATAAATCAAGCAAAAAATATCTAAATGGTTTTCCAACTAAAGCACCTTGGGTTATACAAGGTCCAGGAGAAAATGCAGGTGTTATAGATATAGGCGGAGGTATGGTAGCAGTTTTTAAAATGGAGAGCCATAACCACCCAAGCTACATAGAGCCATTTCAAGGAGCAGCAACTGGAGTTGGCGGTATACTTCGTGATGTTTTTACAATGGGTGCTAGAGTTGAGGCAAATATGAATTCACTTAGATTTGGAGATATCAAGGGAAATGAAGCTGTAAATAGATATCAAAGATATTTAGTTAAAGGTGTTAGTGGTGGAATTTCTCACTATGGAAATTGTATGGGAATTCCAACAATTGGAGGAGAGATTAGCTTTGATAGCGGATTTAATGGAAATATCTTAGTAAATGCTTTTGCGCTTGGAATTTGCAAAAAAGATGAGATTTTTTATGGAAGGGCTGAGGGTATTGGAAATCCTGTAATCTATGTAGGTAGTAAAACAGGTAGAGATGGTCTAGGTGGTGCTGTTATGGCAAGTGATAGCTTTAATGAAGAAAACAAAAGCCTTAGACCTACTGTTCAAGTTGGAGATCCTTTTGCTGAGAAGCTTTTAATGGAAGCTTGTTTGGAGCTTTTTAAACATGATTATATAATAGGAATCCAAGATATGGGTGCAGCAGGACTAACAAGTTCAAGCTTTGAAATGTCTGGACGAAGTGGTAGTGGTATGAAGATGTATCTTGATAAGGTTCCTATGAGAGAAGAGGGAATGACTCCATATGAGCTTATGCTTAGCGAATCTCAAGAGAGAATGCTAATTTGTGCTAAAAAAGGTTGTGAAGATAAAATTAAAGAGATTTTTGCAAAATGGGATTTAGATGCTGAAGTAATTGGTGAGGTAACATCTAGTGGAAAGATGGAGCTTTTTTGGCATAATGAGTTAGTTGGTGAAATTCCAATAGATCCACTTAGTGAGGCAGCTCCAGTACTTGATAGACCTACTAAAAAACCAGCATATTTAGATGAGATTAAATTAGATAACTTACAATGTGCTACTATAAATACAATGAAAAATCAAGAGGCATTTGAGAGAATTTTAAAAGATGAGCATATTTTAAATAAATCTTTTGTTTATGATCAATATGATGCAAATATAGGAACAAATACCATAAAACAACCTGGACATTTAGGTGCTTCTGTTATGAGAGTAAAAGAGAACAATTGTGCTATTGCTATGGGTATGGAGTGTAACACAAGAATGAACTTTGTAAACCCAAAAATAGGGGCAGCTTTAGCAGTCGCATCAAGTGGTAGAAAGGTTGCAATGAGTGGAGCAACTCCTCTTGCTATAACTGATTGTCTAAATTATGGAAACCCTGAAAATCCTGAAGTTATGTGGCAATTTGCACAGGGTTGTGAAGGTATAAAAGAGGCTTGCAAAGAGCTAAATACTCCTGTTGTTAGTGGAAATGTTAGTTTATATAATGACACTGATGGTGTTAGTATCCAGCCAACTCCAGCTATAGTTAGCGTTGGAGTAAATGAGGATTATACAAAAACTTTGCCTTCTGTTTTTCAAAATGAAAATACAGCTGTCTATCTAGTTGGCGATACTAAAGGCATATTTGCAGGCTCACTTTATAGAAAAGTTGTAGAAGATAAAATCACCGGAACTTTGGTTGAAGTTGATTATAAAAAAGAGAGAGCCTTGTGGGATTTAGTCATTAGTGCTAACAAAGACGGATTGCTCGAGTTTGCAAATTCTGTTGGCATTGGTGGTGTTGCCATGACACTTGCTAAGATGAGTTGTAATGCTGGTTTTGGTGGAGAGTTTAAAATGCTTTGTGATGATAGTAGAGATATCTTTGATGAAAGTTATAGTAGAGCTATAATAGGGGTAAAAGATGAGGCTAAGTTTAAAGAGTATTTGCATAAATTTGGACTTGTATGGCAAAGATTAGGTGAAACAGGTGGTAATAAATTTAGTATAAATGAAGTTAGTATGAGCTTAGATGATATGAAAGATATATATTTTAATGATTTTGTTAAAATCATCAAAGATGAAAAATAG